A single Papilio machaon chromosome 12, ilPapMach1.1, whole genome shotgun sequence DNA region contains:
- the LOC106713807 gene encoding putative sodium-coupled neutral amino acid transporter 10 isoform X1, which produces MGTTGQSITLANSIIGVGILAMPFCFQQCGVILASLILLLMGFVSRLCCHFLLKSAIITRRRTFEFLAFHVFGPAGKLAIELGIIGFLMGTCIAYFVVVGDLGPQIIAKMFNINQSDILRTSIMVIVSLVCVLPLGLLKNVDSLSNVSAATICFYFCLVIKVIFEATSQLLTSDWHIRIETWKPSGVLQCVPIFSMALFCQTQLFEIFESLPSLSLEKMNLVTKNAINICTAVYFTLGFFGYVAFSSQNISGNILMSLSPTLGSDVIKLGFVMSLAFSFPLIIFPCRASLYSFLYKKVHPAQHDHIINHSIPVTTFRCITVAIIAVALFVSLLLPDIEVVLGLLGSTIGVLICVVFPAACFINVTFKNTNERLLAKVVLVLGLIILVLGTYANLQAAENKYDDKLITQERIDKIVEDFFQKMEKDEGVKPAAGLKSDIITNNVEEKAPKEIIKDSEVQPPNPIPPESHSNEKPPENPIPINPKLKQLEPEQESKRDAKVIGISGETHPKDLKMKLEEAKLNNGNDKIETNNIEKPKEIVKPESSQEKIDILKKQQLIETIKQHGEEQKELIKEQKEILHKIMKTKKELEKDKKEIDDTEAKKIAVESIQKIANMAIQSLSGVTDKPAAHIDVADRKEEPLQKIANEAVQEIAKKAAETLEAIGEKKAPEANLPKSPDEIKSDQKIQGEKVENKPDNINKIISQIHNLHAQNSLPQAVKQNEVNPQPIQQNNKQEQNQLILNKQEQNAKKDIEKPLLNVEDQNKVNKEHFHSADEPQSYKEGEDSLKRNVASISSMAQNVPLPIALKGNQDDVKSNNIELKPDKQNNNLKDINEAIPQNNENKPKNDDIKTQNNQNIEPVVSRQKREVIDCTEKTILKPEDKPICEKLISNKNGLTKDVKIDIGLPVNLPLHSNILRRSLKSYKEDVRR; this is translated from the exons ATGGGTACCACAGGACAATCAATAACATTAGCAAATAGTATAATAGGAGTCGGTATATTGGCAATGCCTTTCTGTTTTCAACAA TGTGGAGTAATATTAGCTAGTTTAATACTTTTGCTAATGGGATTCGTTTCAAGGCTCTGTTGccattttttacttaaatctgCAATCATCACAAGGAGACGgacatttgaatttttag CATTTCATGTCTTCGGACCAGCGGGTAAGTTAGCCATAGAGCTAGGTATTATAGGTTTTCTAATGGGTACCTGTATAGCATATTTTGTGGTTGTTGGTGACTTGGGACCTCAAATCATTGCAaagatgtttaatattaaccaAAGTGACATTTTAAG aaCCTCAATAATGGTAATAGTGTCATTAGTATGTGTGTTGCCGTTgggattattaaaaaatgttgacaGTCTGAGTAATGTTAGTGCGGCAACAATATGCTTCTACTTCTGTTTGGTTATTAAA GTGATTTTCGAAGCAACATCTCAGTTATTGACCAGTGACTGGCACATTCGTATTGAGACATGGAAGCCATCCGGAGTCTTACAATGTGTGCCTATATTCTCTATggctttgttttgtcaaac acAACTGTTTGAGATCTTTGAGTCGCTGCCGTCTCTGTCATTAGAGAAGATGAACCTTGTGACAAAGAATGCTATCAACATCTGCACAGCGGTGTACTTCACACTAGGCTTCTTTGGATATGTTGCATTTAGTTCACAGAATATATCAG GCAACATCCTCATGAGCCTGAGCCCAACGTTGGGCAGTGACGTCATCAAACTGGGCTTCGTCATGTCGCTCGCCTTCAGCTTCCCTCTTATCATATTCCCCTGCAGAGCTAGTCTCTACTCCTTTCTATACAAAAAG GTACATCCAGCGCAACATGACCATATCATAAACCACTCAATACCAGTTACAACTTTCCGTTGCATCACAGTAGCAATAATTGCTGTTGCACTTTTTGTCAGTCTTTTATTACCAGACATAGAAGTTGTGTTAGGGCTCCTCGGGTCCACCATCGGAGTCCTAATCTGTGTGGTCTTTCCTGCGGCATGTTTCATCAATGTCACCTTTAAGAATACCAATGAAAGATTGCTGGCCAAA GTTGTATTAGTACTGGGTCTGATCATCCTGGTGCTGGGTACGTATGCCAACTTGCAGGCTGCGGAGAACAAGTACGATGACAAACTTATAACACAAGAGCGCATCGACAAGATTGTAGAGGACTTCTTTCAGAAGATGGAGAAAGATGAAG gtGTAAAACCGGCAGCCGGACTAAAAAGCGATATTATAACGAATAACGTTGAAGAAAAAGCCCCGAAGGAGATCATAAAAGATTCAGAAGTACAGCCTCCCAACCCGATACCACCCGAGTCGCATTCCAATGAAAAACCCCCCGAAAATCCAATACCAATAAATCCGAAGCTTAAACAACTCGAACCCGAACAAGAATCTAAAAGAGACGCCAAAGTAATAGGAATTTCAGGAGAAACTCATccgaaagatttaaaaatgaagttaGAAGAAGCTAAACTAAATAACGGGAATGATAAAATTGAAACTAACAATATCGAGAAACCAAAGGAAATTGTAAAACCAGAATCCAGTCAGGAAAAGATAGATATTCTAAAGAAACAACAGCTCATAGAAACTATAAAACAACACGGAGAAGAACAAAAAGAATTGATAAAAGAACAGAAAgagattttacataaaattatgaagACTAAAAAAGAGCTAgagaaagataaaaaagaaatagatgATACTGAAGCTAAAAAGATAGCAGTGGAAAGTATACAAAAGATTGCAAATATGGCGATACAGAGTTTGTCCGGAGTTACTGACAAACCGGCAGCGCACATAGATGTAGCCGATAGGAAAGAGGAACCTTTACAAAAGATAGCCAATGAAGCGGTCCAAGAAATAGCCAAAAAAGCCGCAGAAACTTTAGAAGCTATCGGAGAAAAGAAGGCACCTGAAGCAAATTTGCCCAAATCTCCAGATGAAATTAAATCAGATCAAAAGATACAAGGAGAAAAAGTAGAAAACAAAcctgataatattaataaaataatctcacAAATACACAATCTTCACGCTCAAAATAGTTTACCTCAAGCAGTTAAACAGAACGAAGTCAATCCACAACCGattcaacaaaataacaaacaagaaCAAAACCAACTTATTCTTAATAAACAAGAACAAAATGCGAAGAAAGACATTGAAAAACCTTTGTTAAATGTAGAAGATCAAAATAAGGTGAACAAAGAACATTTTCATTCAGCTGATGAACCACAATCATATAAAGAAGGCGAAGAttctttaaaaagaaatgtagcAAGCATTAGTAGTATGGCGCAAAATGTACCTTTGCCAATAGCATTAAAGGGTAATCAAGATGAcgttaaatcaaataatatagaaCTAAAACctgataaacaaaataataatttaaaagatattaatgaAGCTATTCCACAGAATAACGAAAATAAACCCAAAAATGATGATATTAAAACCCAAAATAACCAAAATATTGAACCTGTAGTTTCTAGACAAAAGAGAGAAGTGATCGATTGTACGGAAAAGACAATATTGAAACCTGAAGATAAACCAATCTGTGAGAAATTAATATCCAACAAGAATGGTTTAACTAAAGATGTCAAGATAGACATTGGTTTACCTGTAAACCTTCCTTTACATTCTAATATACTGCGCAGATCTCTAAAGAGTTATAAAGAAGATGTtagaagataa
- the LOC106713807 gene encoding putative sodium-coupled neutral amino acid transporter 10 isoform X2, whose amino-acid sequence MGTCIAYFVVVGDLGPQIIAKMFNINQSDILRTSIMVIVSLVCVLPLGLLKNVDSLSNVSAATICFYFCLVIKVIFEATSQLLTSDWHIRIETWKPSGVLQCVPIFSMALFCQTQLFEIFESLPSLSLEKMNLVTKNAINICTAVYFTLGFFGYVAFSSQNISGNILMSLSPTLGSDVIKLGFVMSLAFSFPLIIFPCRASLYSFLYKKVHPAQHDHIINHSIPVTTFRCITVAIIAVALFVSLLLPDIEVVLGLLGSTIGVLICVVFPAACFINVTFKNTNERLLAKVVLVLGLIILVLGTYANLQAAENKYDDKLITQERIDKIVEDFFQKMEKDEGVKPAAGLKSDIITNNVEEKAPKEIIKDSEVQPPNPIPPESHSNEKPPENPIPINPKLKQLEPEQESKRDAKVIGISGETHPKDLKMKLEEAKLNNGNDKIETNNIEKPKEIVKPESSQEKIDILKKQQLIETIKQHGEEQKELIKEQKEILHKIMKTKKELEKDKKEIDDTEAKKIAVESIQKIANMAIQSLSGVTDKPAAHIDVADRKEEPLQKIANEAVQEIAKKAAETLEAIGEKKAPEANLPKSPDEIKSDQKIQGEKVENKPDNINKIISQIHNLHAQNSLPQAVKQNEVNPQPIQQNNKQEQNQLILNKQEQNAKKDIEKPLLNVEDQNKVNKEHFHSADEPQSYKEGEDSLKRNVASISSMAQNVPLPIALKGNQDDVKSNNIELKPDKQNNNLKDINEAIPQNNENKPKNDDIKTQNNQNIEPVVSRQKREVIDCTEKTILKPEDKPICEKLISNKNGLTKDVKIDIGLPVNLPLHSNILRRSLKSYKEDVRR is encoded by the exons ATGGGTACCTGTATAGCATATTTTGTGGTTGTTGGTGACTTGGGACCTCAAATCATTGCAaagatgtttaatattaaccaAAGTGACATTTTAAG aaCCTCAATAATGGTAATAGTGTCATTAGTATGTGTGTTGCCGTTgggattattaaaaaatgttgacaGTCTGAGTAATGTTAGTGCGGCAACAATATGCTTCTACTTCTGTTTGGTTATTAAA GTGATTTTCGAAGCAACATCTCAGTTATTGACCAGTGACTGGCACATTCGTATTGAGACATGGAAGCCATCCGGAGTCTTACAATGTGTGCCTATATTCTCTATggctttgttttgtcaaac acAACTGTTTGAGATCTTTGAGTCGCTGCCGTCTCTGTCATTAGAGAAGATGAACCTTGTGACAAAGAATGCTATCAACATCTGCACAGCGGTGTACTTCACACTAGGCTTCTTTGGATATGTTGCATTTAGTTCACAGAATATATCAG GCAACATCCTCATGAGCCTGAGCCCAACGTTGGGCAGTGACGTCATCAAACTGGGCTTCGTCATGTCGCTCGCCTTCAGCTTCCCTCTTATCATATTCCCCTGCAGAGCTAGTCTCTACTCCTTTCTATACAAAAAG GTACATCCAGCGCAACATGACCATATCATAAACCACTCAATACCAGTTACAACTTTCCGTTGCATCACAGTAGCAATAATTGCTGTTGCACTTTTTGTCAGTCTTTTATTACCAGACATAGAAGTTGTGTTAGGGCTCCTCGGGTCCACCATCGGAGTCCTAATCTGTGTGGTCTTTCCTGCGGCATGTTTCATCAATGTCACCTTTAAGAATACCAATGAAAGATTGCTGGCCAAA GTTGTATTAGTACTGGGTCTGATCATCCTGGTGCTGGGTACGTATGCCAACTTGCAGGCTGCGGAGAACAAGTACGATGACAAACTTATAACACAAGAGCGCATCGACAAGATTGTAGAGGACTTCTTTCAGAAGATGGAGAAAGATGAAG gtGTAAAACCGGCAGCCGGACTAAAAAGCGATATTATAACGAATAACGTTGAAGAAAAAGCCCCGAAGGAGATCATAAAAGATTCAGAAGTACAGCCTCCCAACCCGATACCACCCGAGTCGCATTCCAATGAAAAACCCCCCGAAAATCCAATACCAATAAATCCGAAGCTTAAACAACTCGAACCCGAACAAGAATCTAAAAGAGACGCCAAAGTAATAGGAATTTCAGGAGAAACTCATccgaaagatttaaaaatgaagttaGAAGAAGCTAAACTAAATAACGGGAATGATAAAATTGAAACTAACAATATCGAGAAACCAAAGGAAATTGTAAAACCAGAATCCAGTCAGGAAAAGATAGATATTCTAAAGAAACAACAGCTCATAGAAACTATAAAACAACACGGAGAAGAACAAAAAGAATTGATAAAAGAACAGAAAgagattttacataaaattatgaagACTAAAAAAGAGCTAgagaaagataaaaaagaaatagatgATACTGAAGCTAAAAAGATAGCAGTGGAAAGTATACAAAAGATTGCAAATATGGCGATACAGAGTTTGTCCGGAGTTACTGACAAACCGGCAGCGCACATAGATGTAGCCGATAGGAAAGAGGAACCTTTACAAAAGATAGCCAATGAAGCGGTCCAAGAAATAGCCAAAAAAGCCGCAGAAACTTTAGAAGCTATCGGAGAAAAGAAGGCACCTGAAGCAAATTTGCCCAAATCTCCAGATGAAATTAAATCAGATCAAAAGATACAAGGAGAAAAAGTAGAAAACAAAcctgataatattaataaaataatctcacAAATACACAATCTTCACGCTCAAAATAGTTTACCTCAAGCAGTTAAACAGAACGAAGTCAATCCACAACCGattcaacaaaataacaaacaagaaCAAAACCAACTTATTCTTAATAAACAAGAACAAAATGCGAAGAAAGACATTGAAAAACCTTTGTTAAATGTAGAAGATCAAAATAAGGTGAACAAAGAACATTTTCATTCAGCTGATGAACCACAATCATATAAAGAAGGCGAAGAttctttaaaaagaaatgtagcAAGCATTAGTAGTATGGCGCAAAATGTACCTTTGCCAATAGCATTAAAGGGTAATCAAGATGAcgttaaatcaaataatatagaaCTAAAACctgataaacaaaataataatttaaaagatattaatgaAGCTATTCCACAGAATAACGAAAATAAACCCAAAAATGATGATATTAAAACCCAAAATAACCAAAATATTGAACCTGTAGTTTCTAGACAAAAGAGAGAAGTGATCGATTGTACGGAAAAGACAATATTGAAACCTGAAGATAAACCAATCTGTGAGAAATTAATATCCAACAAGAATGGTTTAACTAAAGATGTCAAGATAGACATTGGTTTACCTGTAAACCTTCCTTTACATTCTAATATACTGCGCAGATCTCTAAAGAGTTATAAAGAAGATGTtagaagataa